One window of Phycisphaeraceae bacterium genomic DNA carries:
- a CDS encoding DUF4139 domain-containing protein has product MARTSHRTRTRLARTTPLALVLLSGLAPAAHAQQDEAPTTSLTIYSTAVPGAIPASMYRPVPESLQFFSGSPSGRYYGQQGLPGYAVVRQDRTINLAEGRSITSFNDVAALLDPTTVTFTSLTHPADTKVVEQNYQFDLVSTQKMLERFTGKPVVLDGKEVTLLSANTGGGILVKDADGSVRWQNGYGAISFPGVADGLITQPTLIWDIYTTKPGDHRTRVSYQTEGITWWADYNVVYRETGAMNQGELDINAWVSILNQSGADYQNASLKLVAGDVHRAPQGGGVPVPMMSRRELAMADAAPAGFAEKSFFEYHLYTLGRPTTIPQASTKQIELFDAPRNVPCEKVLVYYGVDQSWRPYWSAPAIDRDLGIPSNTKVDVYLTFKNTKDNGMGMPLPSGRVRVSKTDPDDGSLEFIGEDVIDHTAKDETILLKLGNSFDVVGERRSMDFRVDLSQKWMDETIEIKLRNRKQEPVKVIIRESMYRWTQWDITESSLPFEKQDSRTIHIPITLKADQEAVVRYKVRYTW; this is encoded by the coding sequence ATGGCACGCACGTCGCATCGGACTCGCACACGCCTCGCCCGCACGACGCCCCTTGCGCTCGTGCTGCTGTCAGGACTCGCTCCAGCCGCACACGCGCAGCAGGATGAAGCCCCGACAACCTCGCTCACGATCTACAGCACCGCGGTCCCGGGCGCGATCCCCGCCTCGATGTACCGCCCGGTGCCCGAATCACTCCAGTTCTTCTCAGGCAGCCCGAGCGGTCGCTACTACGGCCAGCAGGGCCTCCCCGGCTACGCCGTCGTGCGTCAGGATCGCACCATCAACCTCGCCGAAGGACGCTCCATCACCTCTTTCAACGACGTCGCGGCACTCCTGGATCCGACCACCGTCACCTTCACCTCCCTCACCCACCCTGCGGACACCAAGGTCGTCGAGCAGAACTACCAGTTCGACCTCGTCAGCACACAGAAAATGCTCGAACGCTTCACGGGCAAGCCCGTCGTCCTCGACGGCAAAGAGGTCACGCTTCTCTCCGCCAACACCGGAGGAGGCATCCTCGTCAAAGACGCCGACGGCTCCGTCCGCTGGCAGAACGGCTACGGCGCGATCTCGTTCCCCGGCGTGGCCGACGGCCTGATCACGCAGCCCACGCTGATCTGGGACATCTACACCACAAAGCCCGGCGACCATCGCACCCGCGTCTCCTACCAGACCGAGGGCATCACGTGGTGGGCCGATTACAACGTCGTCTACAGAGAAACCGGAGCGATGAACCAGGGCGAACTCGACATCAACGCCTGGGTCAGCATCCTCAACCAGTCCGGTGCCGACTACCAGAACGCCTCACTCAAGCTCGTCGCCGGCGATGTCCATCGCGCCCCGCAGGGGGGCGGCGTGCCCGTTCCGATGATGAGCCGACGCGAACTCGCCATGGCCGATGCCGCCCCCGCAGGTTTCGCCGAGAAATCCTTCTTCGAGTACCACCTCTACACGCTCGGCCGCCCCACCACGATCCCCCAGGCCTCCACCAAGCAGATCGAGCTCTTCGACGCGCCGCGGAACGTCCCGTGCGAGAAGGTCCTCGTCTACTACGGCGTCGATCAGTCGTGGCGGCCCTACTGGTCCGCCCCCGCGATCGACCGCGACCTCGGCATCCCCTCGAACACAAAGGTCGATGTCTACCTCACGTTCAAAAACACCAAAGACAACGGCATGGGAATGCCCCTGCCTTCCGGGCGCGTCCGCGTCTCCAAGACCGACCCCGACGACGGCTCGCTCGAGTTCATCGGCGAGGATGTCATCGACCACACCGCCAAGGACGAAACGATCCTGCTCAAGCTCGGCAACTCCTTCGACGTCGTCGGCGAACGCCGCAGCATGGATTTCCGCGTCGATCTCTCCCAGAAGTGGATGGACGAAACCATCGAGATCAAGCTCCGCAACCGCAAGCAAGAGCCCGTCAAGGTCATCATCAGAGAGTCCATGTACCGCTGGACACAGTGGGACATCACCGAATCATCCCTCCCGTTCGAGAAACAGGACTCCCGCACCATCCACATCCCCATCACGCTCAAGGCCGACCAGGAAGCCGTCGTCAGGTACAAGGTCCGCTACACGTGGTGA
- a CDS encoding response regulator transcription factor, which translates to MPLASVLVVEDDPAIRRGLCDALRFAGYAADDAPDGEAGLRAATSRDYDIVLLDILMPKMDGLTVLSRLREVKPSIPVIFLTARGEEQDRIKGLRLGADDYVVKPFSASELIARVEAVLRRSAERPKSVSTLTIAGRTIDFRRREATLTDGTRVLLAQKEAEVLEYLAQNPGRAISRDELLQRVWKLDPRGMHTRTVDMAVARLREQLGDDPNNPRVIATVRAKGYMLALAEDQPATPTSPGATAQ; encoded by the coding sequence ATGCCCCTCGCTTCGGTGCTCGTCGTTGAGGATGATCCCGCGATCCGCCGCGGACTGTGCGACGCGCTCCGCTTCGCCGGCTACGCAGCCGACGACGCCCCCGACGGTGAGGCCGGCCTCCGCGCCGCGACCTCACGCGACTACGACATCGTTCTGCTCGACATCCTCATGCCGAAGATGGACGGGCTGACGGTGCTCTCGCGGCTCCGCGAAGTGAAGCCCTCGATCCCCGTGATCTTTCTCACCGCGCGGGGCGAGGAGCAGGACCGCATCAAGGGCCTCCGCCTCGGCGCCGACGACTACGTCGTCAAGCCCTTCTCCGCCTCCGAACTCATCGCACGCGTCGAGGCCGTTCTCCGACGCTCCGCAGAACGCCCCAAATCCGTGTCAACGCTCACCATCGCCGGGCGAACCATCGACTTCCGCCGCCGAGAAGCCACCCTCACCGACGGCACCCGCGTCCTCCTCGCCCAGAAAGAAGCCGAGGTCCTCGAATACCTCGCACAGAATCCCGGCCGCGCCATCTCACGCGACGAACTCCTCCAGCGCGTCTGGAAACTCGACCCGCGCGGCATGCACACCCGCACCGTCGACATGGCCGTCGCCCGCCTCCGCGAACAACTCGGCGACGATCCCAACAACCCGCGCGTCATCGCCACCGTCCGCGCCAAGGGATACATGCTCGCGCTCGCCGAAGACCAGCCCGCAACGCCGACAAGCCCCGGAGCAACGGCGCAGTGA
- a CDS encoding biliverdin-producing heme oxygenase, whose amino-acid sequence MTTFTPGAASSVATSIGDRLKVETADLHTRAEKSPLQAALVQGRLSREAYAGFLGQMLLVHEALERAVAGAARSHPAVAAIWNDEQRKAPLVREDLAFYGVDPSSLAPLAETRSVIDLIGSRTAADPVASIGMHYVLEGANNGNQFIARVIRKVYALDGAEGTKSLDPYGTRQREAWASWKASLNAQVFTAVEQDRIVEGAASMFQAIIDVSDAVWRSVGKEV is encoded by the coding sequence ATGACAACGTTCACGCCCGGCGCGGCTTCTTCTGTGGCAACTTCTATCGGTGACCGCTTGAAGGTGGAGACGGCGGATCTTCACACGCGGGCGGAGAAGTCTCCTCTGCAGGCGGCGCTTGTTCAGGGGCGTCTGTCGCGGGAGGCGTACGCCGGATTCCTCGGGCAGATGCTGCTGGTTCACGAGGCGCTGGAGCGTGCGGTCGCCGGGGCGGCGCGTTCGCATCCGGCTGTGGCGGCGATCTGGAACGATGAGCAGAGGAAGGCGCCGCTCGTTCGCGAGGATCTCGCGTTCTACGGCGTTGATCCGTCCTCGTTGGCACCTCTGGCGGAGACCCGGTCCGTGATCGATCTGATCGGCTCGCGCACGGCCGCGGATCCGGTGGCATCGATCGGCATGCACTATGTGCTCGAGGGCGCGAACAACGGTAACCAGTTCATTGCGCGCGTCATCAGAAAGGTGTACGCGTTGGACGGGGCGGAAGGAACGAAGTCTCTTGATCCCTACGGCACGCGTCAGCGTGAGGCGTGGGCATCGTGGAAGGCCTCGCTCAACGCACAGGTGTTCACCGCCGTCGAGCAGGATCGCATCGTCGAGGGCGCGGCCTCGATGTTCCAGGCCATTATCGACGTGAGCGACGCTGTCTGGAGGTCGGTGGGAAAGGAAGTCTGA
- a CDS encoding ferritin-like domain-containing protein has product MPLTREQMIDLLNSDLASEYSAVIQYLTYAAKVTGPNRGELSEFFRDEIAGETEHARFLADKIVALGGVPVTVAAPVPEVSENKAMLEAVLAAEKAAVARYTERAAQAEAMGQKGLQVQLEDMVADETSHMEQVERILRGWRS; this is encoded by the coding sequence ATGCCTCTCACCAGAGAGCAGATGATCGATCTGCTGAACTCTGACCTCGCCTCGGAGTATTCGGCGGTCATCCAGTATCTGACGTATGCCGCGAAGGTCACGGGGCCGAATCGCGGGGAACTCTCGGAGTTCTTTCGCGACGAGATCGCGGGCGAGACCGAGCACGCGAGGTTTCTCGCCGACAAGATCGTCGCGCTGGGTGGCGTGCCGGTGACGGTTGCTGCCCCGGTTCCAGAGGTGTCGGAGAACAAGGCGATGCTCGAAGCGGTGCTCGCGGCTGAGAAGGCGGCGGTGGCTCGCTACACCGAGCGAGCGGCCCAGGCCGAGGCGATGGGGCAGAAGGGGCTTCAGGTGCAGCTCGAGGACATGGTCGCAGATGAGACCTCGCACATGGAGCAGGTCGAGCGCATCCTGCGCGGCTGGCGATCCTGA
- a CDS encoding acyl-CoA thioesterase, giving the protein MRDLRSALAANPLPERAPSTEGSLRVRVRYCECDPMGVAHHGSYIPWLEMARTELLRSSGVSYAQLEGAGIFLVVAKLSVAYRRPILYDDVIEVRCRVSGGGRVKIEHAYEIHIVERNNTALSIDAAGANTTLACVDREGRIGALPEWLMPV; this is encoded by the coding sequence ATGCGCGACCTGCGATCAGCCCTTGCTGCCAACCCTCTCCCTGAACGAGCCCCGAGCACCGAGGGCTCGCTGCGGGTCCGCGTCCGATACTGCGAGTGCGACCCGATGGGCGTCGCCCATCACGGCTCCTACATCCCCTGGCTCGAGATGGCCCGCACCGAGTTACTGCGCTCCAGCGGCGTTTCATACGCCCAGCTCGAAGGAGCAGGCATCTTCCTCGTCGTCGCCAAACTCTCAGTCGCCTATCGCCGACCGATCCTGTACGACGACGTGATCGAGGTCCGTTGCCGCGTGTCGGGTGGAGGACGCGTCAAAATCGAGCACGCCTATGAGATCCACATCGTCGAGCGCAACAACACCGCGCTCTCCATCGATGCCGCGGGAGCGAACACAACGCTCGCGTGCGTCGATCGCGAGGGACGAATCGGCGCGCTGCCGGAATGGTTGATGCCCGTGTAG
- a CDS encoding MFS transporter: MTTTPAHVVIPAAPATTRVSLRLGAVIVCHAIVDLFSFLFVPLITVIEGHLRMTHEQGAMVIALGSICSGLIQPTTAWICDRFNTRLPGVLGLLCAGFAALLVGHVQTFEQLLLLQVIAASGVGAFHPVAAAATGKLGGSRRSLALSGFYMAGMLGGMSGNVMFPVWVQSVGQGDSGVGLRSLAWAMIAAVVFTVVLQMAIGRLDHRNQRAHGEIPHPRIPHRWRSVWLLYAGNAIRFTVNASMMLLVARWTEMEAVTRANAIDLSDALRGQASIRNGPLQASMQLGAGAAAMIAGAFIAHRHERLSLLICPVLGAAAIAAFPFTLGLGSDNAALIAAGIVCVVVGVGTGALVPMTIGIAQRLLTDHTSLASGLMLGGAWTLAAVGPPLTQVVVTRFGFLEACLIVAALTAASSGLALWLRVPDDAPPGAGAQPADPTPGTPLLSPRAE; encoded by the coding sequence ATGACCACCACACCAGCACACGTCGTAATCCCTGCCGCACCAGCAACCACGCGGGTCTCACTGCGCCTCGGTGCCGTGATCGTCTGCCATGCCATCGTCGATCTCTTCTCCTTCCTCTTTGTCCCACTCATCACGGTTATCGAGGGACACTTGCGCATGACCCACGAGCAGGGCGCGATGGTCATCGCGCTCGGCTCGATTTGCTCGGGCTTGATCCAGCCGACAACCGCGTGGATCTGCGATCGATTCAACACACGCCTCCCCGGTGTGCTTGGGCTCCTCTGCGCAGGATTCGCCGCGCTCCTCGTCGGACACGTTCAGACCTTCGAGCAATTGCTCCTGCTGCAGGTGATCGCGGCCAGCGGCGTCGGCGCTTTCCACCCCGTTGCCGCCGCCGCAACCGGAAAGCTCGGCGGCTCGCGAAGATCACTCGCCCTCTCCGGCTTCTACATGGCCGGCATGCTGGGCGGCATGTCCGGAAACGTCATGTTCCCGGTCTGGGTGCAGAGCGTGGGCCAGGGCGATTCCGGCGTCGGACTCCGCTCGCTCGCGTGGGCCATGATCGCAGCGGTCGTCTTCACGGTCGTGCTCCAGATGGCGATCGGTCGCCTCGACCACCGCAACCAGCGAGCCCATGGCGAGATCCCGCACCCCAGAATCCCCCACCGCTGGCGATCCGTCTGGCTCCTCTACGCCGGCAACGCGATCCGATTCACCGTGAACGCCTCCATGATGCTGCTTGTCGCCCGCTGGACCGAGATGGAAGCCGTCACACGCGCGAATGCCATCGACCTGAGCGACGCGCTCCGCGGACAGGCCTCGATCCGCAACGGACCGCTGCAGGCATCCATGCAGCTCGGCGCCGGCGCAGCCGCCATGATCGCCGGCGCGTTCATCGCGCACCGACACGAACGCCTCTCACTCCTCATCTGCCCGGTGCTCGGAGCCGCTGCCATCGCGGCATTCCCCTTCACCCTCGGCCTGGGCTCTGACAATGCCGCGCTCATCGCGGCGGGAATCGTCTGCGTCGTCGTGGGTGTCGGCACCGGCGCGCTCGTTCCCATGACCATCGGCATCGCCCAGCGGCTGCTCACCGATCACACATCCCTCGCCAGCGGGCTCATGCTCGGAGGCGCATGGACTCTCGCCGCCGTCGGCCCGCCGCTCACACAGGTCGTAGTCACCCGGTTCGGATTCCTCGAGGCCTGCCTGATCGTCGCGGCACTCACCGCCGCCTCCAGCGGTCTAGCCCTCTGGCTGAGAGTCCCTGACGACGCACCCCCAGGTGCCGGCGCACAGCCCGCCGATCCAACGCCCGGCACGCCCCTGCTCTCGCCACGAGCCGAATAA
- a CDS encoding HAMP domain-containing histidine kinase, with protein MSNASRITLLVFLASVAAVLALLGYVTARMLDLERQELHAKFDARRQEDLRLALWRMDSVLSPIIAQEAARPYFHYLSYYPEQRAFTRVWEPVLPGEVIVPSPLVEGTPPFVLLHFQLGPMGAVYSPQVPQGNDRDLAESEPGGPERIERYEKLLARLGRFASLDPPDQQTPIDADSAETAATATEANQRALRDNASTPQARQEQASSELAEREYAYRKDAADIASSTAAVTPQIARAPPRSESRNPPPADDDDLFAGLAEPDLENIKLTAPASIISPPRTSRATPGVRAALTQSRFVPRWRTNPATGEPELIFWRTVRADHAFTVQGFWIDWPALRDHLLTRIEDVLPGAMLEPVTDTRASRGEISSRLLATIPAMLVPPPTQPPPIPLITPPHVTLGLAWLATLGAIATVGLSLRASISLGERRGRFVSAVTHELRTPLTTFCLYSQMLADGMVTDDASRAEYLQTLKHESTRLQRIVENVLDFARLGRARANASTHTPSTTLQQILDHVLPTLRQRVEQSGMTLELEIKDEVLSTTAAISSDAAARVLVNLVDNACKYASDADDKRITLSAQRAGARLLLTVADRGPGVPPAERRRIFNAFARGKQHETSAAQGLGLGLSLARTIARQHGGELVIEKATHPGAAFTLDVPTLAT; from the coding sequence GTGAGCAACGCCTCACGCATCACCCTTCTCGTCTTTCTCGCGAGCGTCGCGGCTGTCCTCGCCCTGCTCGGATACGTCACCGCCCGCATGCTCGACCTTGAGCGACAGGAACTGCACGCCAAGTTCGATGCACGACGCCAGGAAGACCTCCGCCTCGCCCTCTGGCGCATGGACTCCGTGCTCTCCCCCATCATCGCCCAGGAAGCCGCACGCCCCTACTTCCACTATCTCTCCTACTACCCGGAACAGCGCGCCTTCACAAGAGTCTGGGAGCCCGTGCTCCCCGGCGAGGTCATCGTCCCCTCTCCGCTCGTCGAAGGCACACCCCCCTTCGTCCTTCTGCACTTCCAGCTCGGCCCGATGGGCGCGGTCTACTCGCCGCAGGTCCCGCAAGGCAACGATCGTGACCTCGCCGAGTCAGAGCCGGGCGGCCCGGAGCGGATCGAACGCTACGAGAAACTGCTCGCTCGCCTCGGGCGCTTCGCGTCCCTCGATCCTCCCGATCAACAAACCCCCATCGACGCGGACTCCGCAGAAACAGCCGCAACCGCAACCGAGGCAAACCAGCGCGCACTCCGCGACAATGCCTCCACACCCCAGGCAAGGCAGGAGCAGGCCTCATCCGAACTCGCCGAGCGCGAATACGCCTATCGAAAGGACGCCGCGGACATCGCGTCCTCAACCGCCGCCGTCACCCCTCAGATCGCCCGCGCCCCGCCCCGCAGCGAATCAAGAAACCCGCCCCCCGCCGACGACGATGATCTCTTTGCCGGGCTTGCCGAGCCCGATCTTGAGAACATCAAGCTCACCGCGCCCGCCTCGATCATCTCCCCACCGCGCACCAGCCGCGCCACGCCCGGCGTCCGAGCCGCTCTCACCCAGTCTCGCTTCGTCCCCCGCTGGCGAACCAACCCCGCGACCGGCGAGCCCGAATTGATCTTCTGGCGCACCGTCCGCGCCGATCACGCCTTCACCGTCCAGGGCTTCTGGATCGATTGGCCCGCGCTCCGCGATCACCTCCTCACACGGATCGAGGATGTGCTCCCCGGAGCCATGCTCGAACCAGTCACGGACACCCGCGCTTCAAGGGGCGAGATCTCCTCGAGACTCCTCGCCACGATCCCCGCCATGCTCGTCCCGCCTCCGACGCAGCCGCCCCCCATCCCCCTCATCACGCCCCCTCACGTCACGCTCGGGCTCGCCTGGCTCGCAACACTCGGCGCCATCGCAACCGTCGGGCTCTCGCTCCGTGCATCAATCTCGCTCGGCGAACGCCGCGGCAGATTCGTCTCCGCCGTCACCCACGAACTCCGCACACCCCTCACCACCTTCTGCCTCTACAGCCAGATGCTCGCCGACGGCATGGTCACCGATGACGCCTCTCGCGCCGAGTACCTCCAGACCCTCAAGCACGAATCCACCCGCCTCCAGCGCATCGTCGAGAACGTCCTCGACTTTGCTCGCCTCGGCCGCGCTCGCGCAAACGCCTCGACACATACACCCTCAACGACCCTGCAGCAGATCCTCGACCATGTCCTGCCGACACTCAGACAACGCGTCGAGCAGTCGGGCATGACCCTCGAACTGGAGATCAAGGACGAGGTCCTAAGCACAACCGCCGCGATCTCCAGCGACGCCGCCGCCCGTGTCCTCGTCAACCTCGTCGATAACGCCTGCAAATACGCCTCCGATGCCGACGACAAACGCATCACGCTCTCGGCCCAAAGGGCAGGCGCTCGACTCCTCCTCACTGTCGCTGATCGCGGCCCGGGTGTCCCCCCTGCCGAACGCCGACGGATCTTCAACGCCTTCGCTCGCGGGAAGCAACATGAAACCAGCGCGGCCCAGGGCCTCGGACTAGGGCTTTCCCTTGCTCGCACGATCGCCCGCCAGCACGGCGGAGAACTCGTCATCGAGAAAGCCACGCACCCAGGTGCCGCTTTCACACTCGATGTCCCAACTCTGGCCACCTGA
- a CDS encoding VWA domain-containing protein gives MPTHTAPTRTLARRTGSMRAWVIVCAAALGTCATLPALAQVAHAAPDHVNIVVPQSRVLVRPGHTQPVSIREVGANVSIREQVASTTLTIILANASGSPQEAQIILPVPDGSTVRSFEMEGMPNEGQAQILARDEARRIYEDIVRSMRDPGLVEFAGLNLIKTSVFPIAAGGTQKIRLTYEQVLSADGNRVDYVLPRTESLERSGISWSIKVDVASKSPIAAFYSPSHELVVERKAPGAATIAVTTAADPGSFRLSYITEKSPGNGISASLMAYPDPKVAEQGGYMLLIAGVPELPADRPTLKREVTVVIDRSGSMRGEKMDQAKAAALQVIEALDDGEAFNIIDYSDTIASFSATPVVKSPETIAKIREYIGNIRAMGGTNIHDALVEALRQQPVGDATTTIPLVLFLTDGLPTVGERREVAIREAAVKANAHKRRIFTFGVGVDVNAPLLSVLAQNSRATSTFVLPNEDVEVKVGQVFKRLSGPVLAEPKLIVMGEDGTSAPAGALRDILPSVLPDLFEGDQLVLLSQYTSTKPLRLAIEGNYLGKPRRFEFSFTFDHATTANGFVPRLWASRKIAVLIDSIRQATADSGLTTSNSSVIASDPKMKELVDEIVRLSTEFGILTEYTAFLAAESGAMAAGNDTSGFYMADGDGFRLTPGASIQYRYNLELQAAESLEKRAAGDRAGAGGVNQSINLGRQVQQARVNVRNEWVDADLNAVQTASIKQVADQTLYCKDGVWMDARIYNIAETKTSRTIEFASDEYFTLVLRLAKEGRQGMLAERADCLLMVDAELLLVKGPGT, from the coding sequence ATGCCCACCCACACAGCACCGACCCGCACGCTCGCTCGACGCACCGGATCCATGCGAGCATGGGTCATCGTGTGCGCGGCCGCTCTCGGCACGTGCGCCACTCTCCCCGCCCTCGCCCAGGTCGCGCACGCCGCGCCCGACCACGTCAACATCGTCGTGCCCCAGTCGCGCGTGCTCGTCCGCCCCGGCCACACCCAGCCCGTCTCCATCCGCGAGGTCGGCGCGAACGTCTCCATCAGAGAGCAGGTCGCCTCCACCACGCTCACCATCATCCTCGCGAATGCTTCGGGCTCTCCCCAGGAAGCCCAGATCATCCTGCCCGTCCCCGACGGCTCAACCGTCCGCTCGTTCGAGATGGAGGGAATGCCCAACGAAGGGCAGGCCCAGATCCTCGCTCGCGACGAGGCCCGGCGCATATACGAAGACATCGTCCGCTCCATGCGCGACCCCGGCCTCGTCGAGTTCGCCGGGCTGAACCTCATCAAGACCAGCGTCTTCCCCATCGCAGCAGGCGGCACACAAAAAATCCGCCTCACCTACGAGCAGGTCCTCTCCGCCGACGGCAACCGCGTGGACTATGTCCTCCCTCGCACCGAGTCGCTCGAACGCAGCGGCATCTCATGGTCGATCAAGGTCGATGTCGCGTCGAAGTCGCCCATCGCCGCGTTCTATTCGCCGAGCCATGAACTCGTGGTGGAACGCAAGGCCCCGGGAGCCGCAACCATCGCCGTCACGACCGCCGCGGATCCCGGCAGTTTCCGGCTCTCCTACATCACCGAGAAATCACCCGGCAACGGCATCAGCGCATCGCTGATGGCATATCCGGATCCGAAGGTCGCCGAGCAGGGGGGCTACATGCTCCTCATCGCAGGCGTACCCGAACTCCCCGCCGACCGACCCACACTCAAGCGTGAAGTCACCGTCGTCATCGATCGCTCCGGTTCCATGCGGGGCGAGAAGATGGACCAGGCCAAGGCCGCCGCGCTGCAGGTCATCGAGGCGCTGGACGATGGCGAGGCCTTCAACATCATCGACTACTCCGACACCATCGCCTCCTTCTCCGCCACGCCGGTCGTCAAGAGCCCCGAGACCATCGCCAAGATCCGCGAGTACATCGGGAACATCCGCGCCATGGGCGGCACCAACATCCACGACGCGCTCGTCGAAGCCCTGCGCCAGCAGCCCGTCGGCGATGCAACAACAACGATCCCGCTCGTCCTCTTCCTCACCGACGGGCTCCCCACCGTCGGCGAACGCCGCGAGGTCGCAATCCGCGAGGCCGCCGTCAAGGCCAACGCGCACAAGCGCCGCATCTTCACCTTCGGCGTCGGCGTCGATGTCAACGCCCCGCTCCTCTCCGTTCTCGCTCAGAACTCCCGCGCCACCAGCACCTTCGTCCTCCCCAACGAGGACGTCGAAGTGAAGGTCGGCCAGGTCTTCAAGCGCCTCTCCGGCCCCGTGCTCGCAGAGCCGAAACTCATCGTCATGGGCGAGGACGGCACGAGCGCTCCGGCCGGCGCACTCCGCGACATCCTCCCCTCCGTGCTCCCCGATCTCTTCGAGGGCGACCAACTCGTTCTCCTCAGCCAGTACACCTCCACCAAGCCCCTGCGCCTCGCGATCGAGGGGAACTACCTCGGAAAGCCCCGCCGCTTCGAGTTCTCATTCACCTTCGACCACGCAACCACCGCCAACGGCTTCGTCCCCCGGCTCTGGGCCAGCCGCAAGATCGCCGTCCTCATCGACTCGATCCGCCAGGCCACCGCCGATTCGGGCCTCACCACAAGCAACAGCAGCGTCATCGCGAGCGATCCGAAGATGAAGGAACTCGTGGACGAGATCGTCCGTCTCTCCACCGAGTTCGGCATCCTCACCGAGTACACCGCCTTCCTCGCCGCAGAGAGCGGCGCAATGGCGGCGGGAAATGATACGAGCGGCTTCTACATGGCCGATGGCGATGGCTTTCGCCTGACACCAGGCGCTTCTATCCAGTACAGGTACAACCTTGAACTGCAGGCCGCCGAGTCTCTCGAGAAGCGCGCCGCGGGCGACCGCGCCGGCGCTGGCGGCGTCAACCAGTCCATCAACCTCGGCAGACAGGTGCAGCAGGCGCGGGTCAACGTCCGCAACGAATGGGTCGATGCCGACCTCAACGCCGTGCAGACCGCCTCCATCAAGCAGGTCGCCGACCAGACCCTCTACTGCAAGGACGGTGTCTGGATGGACGCTCGCATCTACAACATCGCCGAGACCAAGACCTCCCGCACCATCGAGTTCGCCAGTGACGAGTACTTCACACTGGTCTTGCGCCTCGCAAAGGAGGGCCGCCAGGGGATGCTCGCCGAACGCGCCGACTGCCTCCTCATGGTCGATGCCGAACTCCTCCTCGTCAAAGGCCCCGGCACATAA